Below is a genomic region from SAR324 cluster bacterium.
TCTGTTCTTCTGGGCCGACGGAGCCAGTTTTGAACTGATGCGTGAAATTCGAGAGTGGACCTGGGATCAGCGCTATGAAGTAGGTTGGAAACCGATTACAGAACGCTCGGGCTTGCGTTTCTGCACAGGTCTGGGACGATCCCTAAGTTTCCGTCCACAATGAGGCTAGTGAAGATAGTTACTCGATTAAAGTGAGAATAAGGAGGACTGCTGTTGTCCGAAGTGTCTGAATCGGTAGCAGAAAATTTGAGTGGACGTGCTTTTGCTGTGCAAGAGTCTGCAGACGAATACTTCCAATTAGTGATGGATCTGAAACAACAGATCCGCGACTATGTACGCCGACGTGGTACTGAACTGGAGCAGAATCTCCTTGAAAAGGCCTTCGATGACATTGAAGCCTACCATGCCAACCAGATTCGCAGATCTGGACAACCGGTTATTGTTCATCCTCTGCGAGTAGCCTTATCCATATGCAATATGGGCCTTGATGCTCCTACTGTTGTGGCTTCCCTCCTTCATGATGCTATCGAAGATACATCGATCACCTGGGACTACCTTTCTACAAATTATGGGGAGTGGTATGCAGATATTGTTGATGGGCTAACGAAGATTAAGTACACCACGGATTCTGGTAAAAAAGGAGCAGACCTCGAAGCAACCTATCAGAAGATGCTTGCCGCAATGGTCCGGGATGTCCGTTCCATGTTCATCAAGCTCTTTGACCGCCTTGATAACATGAAGGACATGGAGGCGATGCCTCGGCACAAGCAGCGCAGCATTAGTCGGGAGACCTTAAATGTCTATGTGCCCATGGCTCGTCGTTTTGGCCTTGAAGAAATTAGCCAGGAACACACTGAGCTCTGTTTCCGATACCTCTACCCCAAACGTTATAAGAGGACTCTCGCACACCTACAGCGACTGAGAGAACAGCAAGAAACTTCCATCCAAGCAATGCATCGTCAAATTGAGGAAGTTCTGCAGCGATGTGGTTTGGAAAATACAAGGATAGAGGAAATCTGGACACATCCGGCCTCTTACATCCACAGTTCTGAAGATGCTGAAACTGTTTTGGAAGGCTACCGTTTGGTAGTTCAGGAGCCCTTGGAAAGTTATCAAGTCCTGGGTGCTCTGCATACCCAGCGAAACGCCGTTCCCCTGAAAATTCGTGATTTCATTAGTAATCCTCTTTGGAATGGTCATCAAGGACTGCACACCCAAGTGATTTTTGATGGTGAGCCAATTTCCTTTGAGATTGTTTCAAAGCAGATGAGCCAACTTAATGAATACGGAATCATGGCGCACTGGAAGGGTTCGGTAAGTGAACTCTCCAACTACTACCGTACTTGCCTGGAGCAACTCGATCTGTTTAGTGGAAACAAGGAACTGCGGATGGCGGAAGTGATGGGTTACCTGCAGTCAGAACAAATCCAGGTG
It encodes:
- a CDS encoding HD domain-containing protein; translated protein: MSESVAENLSGRAFAVQESADEYFQLVMDLKQQIRDYVRRRGTELEQNLLEKAFDDIEAYHANQIRRSGQPVIVHPLRVALSICNMGLDAPTVVASLLHDAIEDTSITWDYLSTNYGEWYADIVDGLTKIKYTTDSGKKGADLEATYQKMLAAMVRDVRSMFIKLFDRLDNMKDMEAMPRHKQRSISRETLNVYVPMARRFGLEEISQEHTELCFRYLYPKRYKRTLAHLQRLREQQETSIQAMHRQIEEVLQRCGLENTRIEEIWTHPASYIHSSEDAETVLEGYRLVVQEPLESYQVLGALHTQRNAVPLKIRDFISNPLWNGHQGLHTQVIFDGEPISFEIVSKQMSQLNEYGIMAHWKGSVSELSNYYRTCLEQLDLFSGNKELRMAEVMGYLQSEQIQVFTPKGDMITLPSGATVLDFAFQIHTDLGNYCVGALVNAPRSQSVDQSSRNWVSRDRKMEHGESVRILARPDQHPDRNWLEQSITARSHLNIRRSLRQQNSRKAQEVGRNFLVSELFHFQQNVDQWFQQENVQKALVKERLTKERFLEELGLQRRELKTFLKTYQLLPNQALHG